In one window of Coralliovum pocilloporae DNA:
- a CDS encoding iron-containing alcohol dehydrogenase — MTLTANWSYPTAVRFGAGRISEIAEACKASGMTKPLLVTDKGLASLDITEKTLSLLEAAGLGRAIFSDVDPNPNEKNVDAGLKVYRDGGHDGVVAFGGGSGLDLGKTLAFMARQTRPLWDFEDIGDWWTRADPDGIDPIVAVPTTAGTGSEVGRAGVITNSVTEEKKIIFHPKMLPAVVICDPELTVGMPPFITAGTGMDAFAHCLEAFCSPHYHPMSQGIALEGMRLVKENLLTAYQNGSNLEARAHMMSAAAMGATAFQKGLGAIHAVSHPVGAIYHTHHGTTNAAVMQQVLTFNRPAIEDRLLHAANYLGIEGGYEGFYAYVGELNTALGIPANLTEMGITNPDIDRLVKGALIDPSTGGNPIEMTEDNTRALIESCF, encoded by the coding sequence ATGACACTTACCGCTAACTGGTCCTATCCGACCGCTGTCCGTTTTGGTGCCGGGCGGATTTCCGAGATTGCCGAAGCCTGCAAGGCGTCCGGCATGACAAAGCCGCTTCTTGTGACCGATAAAGGCCTCGCCAGTCTCGACATTACCGAGAAGACGCTCAGCCTTCTTGAGGCAGCTGGTCTGGGACGCGCCATCTTTTCCGATGTGGACCCGAACCCGAATGAGAAGAATGTTGATGCGGGCCTCAAGGTCTATCGTGACGGCGGTCATGACGGGGTTGTTGCCTTTGGTGGCGGTTCCGGTCTTGATCTGGGCAAGACCCTCGCGTTTATGGCGCGTCAGACACGCCCGCTATGGGACTTTGAGGATATCGGTGACTGGTGGACACGGGCTGACCCGGACGGGATTGATCCGATTGTGGCGGTTCCTACCACCGCAGGCACCGGCTCTGAAGTGGGACGTGCCGGCGTTATCACCAATTCGGTGACGGAAGAGAAGAAAATCATCTTCCATCCGAAAATGCTGCCAGCTGTTGTTATCTGCGATCCGGAACTGACCGTAGGCATGCCGCCGTTCATCACCGCAGGCACCGGCATGGATGCATTCGCTCACTGTCTCGAAGCGTTCTGCTCTCCGCACTATCACCCCATGTCGCAAGGCATCGCCCTTGAAGGCATGCGGCTGGTGAAAGAGAACCTGCTCACCGCCTATCAGAACGGAAGCAATCTCGAGGCACGTGCTCATATGATGAGTGCCGCAGCCATGGGTGCCACCGCCTTCCAGAAGGGCCTTGGGGCCATTCATGCGGTTTCTCACCCGGTGGGTGCCATCTATCACACCCATCACGGCACCACCAATGCGGCTGTGATGCAGCAGGTTCTGACGTTCAACCGCCCGGCTATTGAAGACCGACTGCTCCATGCCGCCAACTATCTCGGCATTGAGGGAGGCTATGAGGGCTTTTATGCCTATGTGGGTGAGCTGAACACAGCTCTGGGCATTCCGGCCAATCTGACCGAGATGGGCATTACCAATCCGGATATCGACCGCCTGGTCAAAGGTGCCCTGATTGACCCGAGCACCGGTGGCAATCCTATAGAGATGACTGAAGACAACACACGGGCTCTGATCGAAAGCTGTTTCTGA
- a CDS encoding aldehyde dehydrogenase family protein, producing the protein MTKTLECVSPIDYSVYATRQTLSRADADAVVSKARAAQKAWAARPLAERIALVQAGVAKIGEDTGRMAEELAHQMGRPVRYGGEFGGFNERATYMASIAEEALAPLVVEDSDAFVRQIKREPQGVVLVVAPWNYPYMTAINTVAPALIAGNTVIIKHATQTLLVGERLVEAFTAAGVPDDVFQNVFLDHDTTSDLIASGAFNFVNFTGSVGGGKAMERAAAGTFATVATELGGKDPGYVMEDADLDAAVDTLIDGAMFNSGQCCCGIERIYVHDSLYDAFVEKAVALVKTYKLGNPLDQDTTIGPMANVRFAREVREQIAEALADGAKTHIDTFPEDDAGVYLTPQILTDVTHDMRIMRDESFGPVVGIMKVSSDEEAIALMNDCQFGLTVSLWTKDAARAEAIGDQLETGTVFMNRCDYLDPALCWTGCKDTGRGAGLSVLGFQALTRPKSYHLKKA; encoded by the coding sequence ATGACCAAAACCCTGGAATGTGTTTCACCGATTGACTATTCCGTCTATGCCACACGGCAGACACTCAGCCGTGCTGACGCCGATGCCGTGGTGAGCAAAGCCCGTGCGGCACAGAAAGCCTGGGCGGCCCGGCCACTTGCCGAGCGGATCGCGCTTGTTCAGGCCGGTGTTGCCAAAATCGGCGAAGATACCGGCAGAATGGCCGAAGAACTGGCCCACCAGATGGGACGCCCGGTCCGCTATGGCGGTGAATTTGGCGGCTTCAACGAGCGTGCCACCTATATGGCTTCCATTGCTGAAGAGGCTCTGGCCCCGCTTGTTGTGGAAGACAGTGACGCTTTCGTTCGCCAGATCAAACGCGAGCCGCAGGGCGTGGTTCTGGTGGTAGCGCCGTGGAACTATCCTTACATGACCGCGATTAATACCGTCGCTCCGGCGCTGATTGCAGGCAATACCGTTATCATCAAGCACGCGACCCAGACCCTGCTTGTGGGTGAACGGCTGGTGGAAGCCTTTACCGCCGCAGGTGTACCGGACGATGTGTTCCAAAATGTTTTCCTCGACCATGACACCACATCTGACCTGATCGCATCCGGTGCCTTTAATTTTGTCAATTTCACCGGCTCTGTGGGTGGCGGCAAGGCCATGGAACGGGCGGCGGCAGGGACATTCGCGACCGTTGCGACCGAGCTTGGCGGCAAGGATCCCGGCTATGTGATGGAAGACGCCGATCTGGATGCGGCGGTTGATACATTGATCGACGGTGCCATGTTCAATTCCGGTCAGTGCTGCTGCGGTATTGAACGGATTTATGTGCATGACAGTCTGTATGACGCCTTTGTCGAAAAAGCCGTTGCGCTGGTCAAAACCTACAAGCTGGGCAATCCGCTTGACCAAGACACCACCATCGGCCCGATGGCCAATGTGCGGTTTGCCAGAGAAGTGCGTGAGCAGATTGCGGAAGCGCTGGCCGATGGCGCAAAAACCCATATCGACACCTTCCCGGAAGACGATGCCGGGGTTTATCTGACGCCGCAGATCCTGACCGATGTGACCCATGACATGCGCATCATGCGGGATGAATCGTTCGGTCCTGTTGTCGGCATCATGAAGGTCAGCTCGGACGAGGAAGCAATCGCGCTGATGAACGATTGCCAGTTCGGCCTCACCGTTTCTCTCTGGACAAAAGATGCGGCACGGGCTGAAGCGATTGGCGACCAGCTTGAAACCGGTACTGTGTTCATGAACCGCTGTGATTATCTTGACCCGGCCCTCTGCTGGACCGGTTGCAAGGATACGGGCCGGGGCGCTGGCCTGTCCGTCCTTGGCTTCCAGGCCCTGACACGACCAAAATCCTATCATCTGAAGAAAGCCTGA
- a CDS encoding glutamine synthetase family protein: protein MSGILSFDDLKTRVRDGSIDTVLVCFVDMQGRLMGKRFHAQNFIDHSFEETHCCNYLLATDLEMATPDGYASTSWEKGYGDYVMKPDLSTIRLMPWLEGTAMVLCDILDHHTHEDITHTPRAILRKQIQRLKALGLNAMMATELEFFLFEKSFDDIRRSGFRDLQPISGYNEDYHIFQTTKEEGIMRPLRNHLVAAGIPVENTKGEAETGQEELNIRYAEAMACADHHTIAKHATKEIAWQHGHAATFLPKWHHEKVGSSSHVHQSLWTDDGKPAFYDADAEFGMSELMKHYVAGLIEYAPDYTVFLAPYVNSYKRFSKGTFAPTKTVWSVDNRTAGFRLCGDGTKGVRIECRIGGSDINPYLAQAAQLAAGIKGIEDKLELPPPTRGDVYDADKAREIPSSLRAATETLRQSDMLKEAFGEDVVAHYVRAAEWEQEEFDRVVTDWEVARGFERA from the coding sequence ATGTCCGGTATCCTGTCATTCGACGATCTGAAAACCCGCGTAAGAGACGGGTCCATTGATACGGTTCTGGTCTGCTTTGTGGACATGCAAGGCCGCCTGATGGGCAAGCGATTTCATGCGCAGAACTTCATTGATCATTCCTTTGAAGAAACCCATTGCTGCAACTATCTGCTTGCGACCGATCTCGAAATGGCGACACCGGACGGCTATGCCTCCACAAGCTGGGAGAAAGGCTATGGCGATTATGTCATGAAGCCCGATCTCTCCACCATCCGCCTGATGCCCTGGCTTGAGGGCACGGCCATGGTGCTCTGTGACATTCTCGATCATCATACCCATGAGGATATCACCCATACGCCACGCGCCATCCTGCGCAAGCAGATCCAGCGCCTGAAGGCACTCGGGCTCAATGCGATGATGGCCACCGAGCTGGAATTTTTCCTCTTTGAGAAGAGCTTTGATGATATCCGCCGGTCCGGCTTCCGCGATCTTCAGCCGATCAGCGGTTATAATGAAGATTACCACATCTTCCAGACCACCAAGGAAGAAGGCATCATGCGCCCCTTGCGCAATCACCTGGTGGCTGCCGGTATTCCGGTTGAAAACACCAAGGGTGAGGCCGAGACCGGTCAGGAAGAGCTGAACATCCGCTATGCGGAGGCCATGGCCTGTGCCGATCACCACACCATTGCAAAGCATGCCACCAAGGAAATTGCCTGGCAGCATGGCCATGCGGCAACCTTCCTGCCGAAGTGGCATCACGAGAAGGTCGGGTCTTCTTCTCACGTGCACCAGTCTCTCTGGACGGACGATGGCAAACCGGCCTTCTATGATGCGGACGCTGAATTCGGCATGTCCGAACTGATGAAGCATTACGTGGCCGGGCTTATTGAATATGCGCCGGACTACACGGTGTTCCTCGCGCCATATGTGAATTCCTACAAGCGCTTCTCCAAAGGCACCTTTGCGCCAACCAAGACCGTCTGGTCGGTGGATAACCGGACCGCCGGTTTCCGTCTCTGTGGTGATGGTACAAAAGGTGTCCGGATTGAGTGCCGCATCGGCGGTTCGGACATCAATCCCTATCTGGCGCAGGCCGCGCAGCTGGCCGCCGGAATTAAAGGGATTGAAGACAAGCTGGAGCTTCCACCGCCGACCCGTGGTGATGTTTATGACGCAGACAAGGCACGGGAAATCCCCTCCTCCTTGCGCGCTGCCACAGAAACCTTGAGACAGTCCGACATGCTGAAAGAGGCATTCGGAGAAGATGTTGTTGCCCATTATGTCCGCGCGGCGGAATGGGAGCAGGAAGAGTTCGACCGCGTGGTCACCGACTGGGAAGTCGCCCGCGGCTTTGAAAGGGCTTAA
- a CDS encoding TRAP transporter substrate-binding protein: MTTRRSFIKGAAIAAPAAALATPAIAQSKIKWRLQTYAGAALAEHVVKPAIDSFNKIAGDQMEIELYFADQLVPTGELFRAMQRGTIDAVQSDDDSMASPTEVTTFGGYFPFGSRYSLDVPVLFNQYGLKEIWEKEYEAVGVKHISAGAWDPCHFATKDPINSLADLKGKRVFTFPTAGRFLSQFGVVPVTLPWEDIEVAVQTGELDGIAWSGITEDYTVGWADVTNYFLTNNISGAWIGSFFANMDRWNELPEHLRELMKVCFEQSHYYRQWWYWGGEANLRVNGTKMKLTTIPDEEWAQVENAAVKFWDEIAAESETKAKIVDIFRKYNADMQKAGRPYRYG, encoded by the coding sequence ATGACGACAAGACGTAGTTTTATAAAAGGCGCCGCAATCGCGGCTCCTGCAGCGGCACTGGCCACTCCGGCCATCGCCCAGTCCAAGATCAAGTGGCGTCTGCAGACCTATGCCGGTGCTGCCCTGGCTGAACATGTGGTCAAGCCTGCGATCGACAGCTTTAACAAGATTGCCGGCGACCAGATGGAAATCGAGCTTTACTTCGCCGATCAGCTGGTTCCGACCGGTGAGCTGTTCCGGGCCATGCAGCGCGGTACCATCGATGCCGTTCAGTCCGATGACGATTCCATGGCGTCTCCGACAGAAGTCACCACCTTTGGCGGCTACTTCCCGTTCGGCAGCCGCTATTCTCTCGATGTGCCGGTGCTGTTCAACCAGTATGGCCTGAAGGAAATCTGGGAAAAGGAATATGAGGCTGTCGGCGTCAAGCACATCTCCGCCGGTGCCTGGGATCCCTGCCACTTTGCCACAAAGGATCCGATCAACTCTCTGGCTGACCTGAAGGGCAAGCGGGTCTTTACCTTCCCGACGGCTGGTCGCTTCCTCAGCCAGTTCGGCGTGGTCCCGGTAACCCTGCCATGGGAAGACATCGAAGTTGCCGTTCAGACGGGCGAGCTTGACGGCATTGCCTGGTCCGGTATCACCGAGGATTACACAGTGGGTTGGGCGGACGTGACCAACTACTTCCTCACAAACAACATTTCCGGCGCCTGGATCGGATCGTTCTTTGCCAATATGGACCGCTGGAACGAGCTGCCAGAGCATCTGAGAGAGCTGATGAAAGTCTGCTTCGAACAGAGCCACTATTATCGTCAGTGGTGGTACTGGGGCGGTGAAGCCAATCTGCGTGTGAACGGCACCAAGATGAAGCTGACCACCATTCCGGATGAGGAATGGGCACAGGTGGAAAATGCCGCGGTCAAGTTCTGGGACGAAATCGCAGCTGAATCCGAGACCAAGGCCAAGATCGTCGACATCTTCCGCAAGTACAACGCGGATATGCAGAAGGCCGGACGGCCTTATCGTTACGGCTGA
- a CDS encoding TRAP transporter large permease, whose product MSHEMIALFMFATMMLMLFTGQRVFGAIGAIGAIFAIMLWGTGGSDIPFSAAMKLMKWYPLLTLPMFIFMGYVLSESKLADDLYKMFHVWMGPVHGGLAIGTIGLMVLISAMNGLSVAGMAIGATIALPELLRRGYDKRMVTGVIQAGSSLGILVPPSVVLVLYAMIARQPVGQLWLAGVVPGLMMAAMFVIYIYVRCKLQPNLGPVLPKEERQVPMEEKIRLLGAGLLPVVIFATMMVPFVNGWTSLVESSAIGALAALVAAIVKGRMTRKVFETSVRQTLAISCMFMWIILAALGFGAVFDGLGAVRAIDNLFTEQLGLDPWMILILMQLSFILMGTFLDDTAMLVIVAPLYVPLVKLLGFDLIWYGVLYTITTQIAYMTPPFGYNLFLMRAMAPPEIGLKDIYASILPFVVVMVLALALIMTFPQIALWLPEYIYGK is encoded by the coding sequence ATGTCCCATGAAATGATTGCCCTGTTCATGTTCGCCACCATGATGCTGATGCTGTTCACCGGCCAACGCGTGTTCGGCGCTATTGGTGCCATCGGGGCTATTTTCGCCATCATGCTGTGGGGCACAGGCGGATCAGATATCCCGTTTTCCGCGGCCATGAAGCTGATGAAATGGTATCCGCTTCTGACCCTGCCAATGTTCATTTTCATGGGCTATGTGCTGTCGGAATCAAAGCTGGCCGATGATCTCTACAAGATGTTCCATGTGTGGATGGGTCCGGTTCATGGAGGGCTTGCGATTGGTACAATCGGGCTGATGGTGCTGATTTCAGCCATGAATGGCCTGTCGGTTGCCGGGATGGCAATTGGCGCGACCATCGCCCTGCCGGAACTGCTCCGCCGCGGTTATGACAAACGCATGGTCACAGGCGTTATTCAGGCGGGGTCATCTCTCGGCATTCTGGTGCCGCCATCGGTGGTTCTGGTGCTTTACGCGATGATCGCCCGCCAGCCCGTGGGACAATTGTGGCTGGCTGGTGTGGTCCCCGGCCTGATGATGGCGGCGATGTTCGTCATCTACATCTATGTCCGCTGTAAGCTTCAGCCGAACCTTGGCCCTGTGCTGCCGAAAGAGGAACGTCAGGTGCCGATGGAGGAGAAAATCCGCCTGCTTGGCGCGGGGCTTCTGCCAGTGGTCATCTTTGCCACCATGATGGTGCCGTTCGTCAATGGCTGGACATCTCTTGTTGAAAGCTCCGCAATCGGGGCACTGGCGGCCCTGGTCGCGGCCATCGTCAAGGGCCGGATGACGCGGAAAGTGTTTGAAACATCCGTCCGCCAGACCCTTGCCATCTCCTGCATGTTCATGTGGATCATTCTGGCTGCCCTCGGCTTTGGTGCGGTGTTTGACGGACTTGGTGCGGTGCGCGCCATCGATAACCTTTTTACCGAGCAGCTTGGTCTTGATCCCTGGATGATCCTCATCCTGATGCAGCTGTCCTTCATCCTGATGGGCACGTTCCTGGATGACACGGCCATGCTGGTGATTGTGGCGCCACTCTATGTGCCGCTGGTCAAACTGCTGGGCTTCGATCTGATCTGGTACGGGGTGCTCTACACCATCACCACTCAGATCGCCTATATGACCCCGCCCTTCGGCTATAACCTGTTTCTGATGCGGGCCATGGCGCCACCCGAAATCGGATTGAAAGACATCTACGCGTCCATCCTGCCTTTTGTTGTGGTGATGGTACTCGCTCTGGCGCTGATCATGACCTTTCCGCAGATAGCCCTCTGGCTGCCGGAATATATCTACGGAAAGTAA
- a CDS encoding TRAP transporter small permease subunit: MKAFLSRFVRTVDAVNYRTGRFVIYGIFLMIGILLWSSVSKTFFEPSLWTLEIAQFAMVSYYMLGGPYAMQLGANVRMDLFYGEWSDTRKAQIDAFTVFFLMFYLGVLLHGGLTSLAYSLGHFKGDTYSFFLGLITGYEDVGRLERSPTAWRPYLWPIKLIMCAGVFMMLLQAISELIKDVAKIRGVSL, from the coding sequence ATGAAGGCGTTTCTCTCCCGCTTTGTCCGCACAGTAGACGCAGTCAATTACAGAACTGGCCGCTTTGTCATCTATGGTATTTTCCTGATGATCGGTATCCTGCTCTGGTCCTCGGTCTCAAAGACGTTCTTTGAACCGTCTCTCTGGACACTGGAAATCGCCCAGTTTGCCATGGTCAGTTATTACATGCTGGGTGGACCCTATGCGATGCAGCTCGGGGCTAATGTGCGGATGGACCTTTTCTATGGCGAATGGTCGGATACGCGGAAAGCCCAGATTGATGCGTTCACCGTCTTCTTCCTCATGTTTTATCTGGGTGTTCTGCTGCATGGCGGACTGACATCGCTTGCCTATTCACTCGGGCATTTCAAGGGCGATACCTACAGCTTCTTCCTCGGCCTCATCACCGGCTATGAAGATGTGGGGCGGCTTGAGCGCAGCCCCACGGCCTGGCGACCCTATCTCTGGCCCATCAAACTTATCATGTGCGCTGGCGTCTTCATGATGCTGCTTCAGGCGATCTCCGAACTGATCAAGGATGTGGCCAAAATCCGGGGAGTCAGCCTCTAA
- a CDS encoding N-formylglutamate amidohydrolase, giving the protein MVFAAADQQGADLSAVSLINGGGTSPVLIVCEHASNAIPESFSGLGLTDDVRQSHIAWDPGADAVAAELSRLMDSTYVRGEVSRLVYDCNRPPEAHDAMPARSEIFDVPGNQNLTEEDKARRVASVYRPFEACLSEAAKRAGALVTIHSFTPIYHGQQRAVQLGILHDDDSRLADLMLDDASAHTDLEVRRNDPYGPLSGVTHTLKEHGLANGIPNVMIEVRNDLITTPGDCAAMADCLHRMLIPALDQLGIETNGGEKSA; this is encoded by the coding sequence ATGGTGTTTGCTGCGGCGGACCAGCAGGGAGCTGACCTTTCAGCAGTCAGCCTGATCAACGGGGGAGGCACAAGCCCCGTGCTGATCGTCTGCGAGCATGCTTCAAACGCAATTCCCGAATCATTTTCAGGGCTTGGCCTGACCGATGATGTTAGACAGAGCCACATTGCCTGGGATCCGGGTGCGGATGCCGTGGCTGCAGAGCTCTCCCGGCTGATGGATTCCACCTATGTGCGCGGTGAAGTCTCACGGTTGGTCTATGACTGTAACCGGCCACCTGAAGCCCATGACGCGATGCCAGCACGCAGCGAGATCTTCGATGTTCCGGGCAATCAGAACCTGACAGAAGAAGACAAAGCCCGACGTGTCGCCTCGGTCTACCGCCCCTTTGAAGCCTGCCTGTCTGAAGCCGCGAAACGGGCTGGTGCGCTTGTCACCATTCACAGCTTCACGCCGATCTATCACGGGCAGCAGCGTGCTGTGCAACTTGGCATTCTCCACGATGACGACAGCCGTCTGGCGGACCTGATGCTTGATGATGCCAGTGCACACACCGACCTCGAAGTCAGACGAAACGATCCTTACGGCCCTCTATCCGGTGTCACCCACACGCTCAAGGAGCACGGGCTTGCCAACGGCATTCCCAATGTCATGATTGAGGTTCGCAATGACCTGATCACGACACCAGGGGACTGTGCTGCCATGGCTGACTGCCTCCACCGAATGCTGATACCGGCCCTTGACCAGCTTGGCATAGAGACCAATGGCGGGGAGAAATCTGCATGA
- a CDS encoding NAD(P)H-quinone oxidoreductase: MLPESIRTIEMREPGKADVLETGTRPIPQPASDEVLIKVIAAGVNGPDLVQRRGHYPPPKGASDLLGLEVSGEIVAVGADVADWSTGDLVCALTNGGGYAEYVTVHGAHCLPIPEGVDPVDAAGLPETYFTVWSNLFLDHTPAANALLLAHGGAGGIGSTAIQLGKLNGMSVLTTCADDASIAFCTDIGADRAINYQDEDFVAVARDMGGANLILDTIGGDYVARNIKASAPDARIVQLAFNKGSRMEIDLMPIMLKRLTFTGSTLRSRPEAFKSRVAADLRDRVWSSFQTGQLKPMTHTIFSFDEAVASHKMMEQAQHHGKILLKP, from the coding sequence ATGCTTCCAGAGAGTATTCGCACCATCGAAATGCGTGAGCCGGGCAAAGCTGATGTCCTTGAGACAGGCACACGCCCCATACCCCAGCCAGCCTCTGATGAAGTTCTGATCAAGGTGATTGCAGCCGGTGTGAACGGCCCGGATCTGGTGCAACGCCGCGGACACTATCCGCCACCAAAGGGCGCATCTGATCTGCTCGGGCTTGAGGTCTCAGGTGAGATCGTCGCTGTGGGTGCGGATGTAGCGGACTGGTCCACCGGTGATCTGGTCTGTGCGCTCACCAATGGCGGTGGTTACGCAGAATATGTAACCGTGCACGGCGCCCATTGCCTCCCCATTCCCGAGGGCGTGGATCCGGTCGACGCAGCCGGTCTGCCGGAGACCTATTTCACGGTGTGGAGCAATCTCTTTCTTGATCACACCCCTGCTGCCAATGCGCTGCTTCTGGCCCATGGCGGCGCGGGTGGCATCGGTTCGACCGCCATCCAGCTTGGCAAGCTGAACGGTATGTCCGTTCTCACAACCTGTGCAGATGACGCAAGTATCGCATTCTGCACGGATATCGGCGCTGACCGGGCCATCAACTATCAGGACGAGGATTTCGTGGCCGTTGCTCGTGACATGGGCGGTGCCAATCTGATTCTCGATACGATTGGCGGCGATTATGTGGCCCGCAACATCAAGGCCTCCGCCCCCGACGCCCGGATTGTCCAGCTGGCTTTCAATAAGGGATCACGGATGGAAATCGACCTGATGCCGATCATGCTGAAACGCCTGACCTTTACCGGCTCGACCTTGAGATCGCGGCCGGAAGCCTTCAAATCCCGAGTTGCAGCCGATCTGCGCGATCGGGTCTGGTCATCCTTCCAGACAGGCCAATTGAAGCCTATGACACATACCATCTTCAGCTTTGATGAAGCCGTTGCCTCCCACAAGATGATGGAGCAGGCCCAGCATCACGGAAAAATTCTGCTGAAGCCATAA
- a CDS encoding ketopantoate reductase family protein, which produces MRILILGASYGSLLSTKLLLAGHDVTLVCREQTAELINAEGTIVRLQLRGEADHREISSNGLPGRVDAKTPEQSRPEEYDLIALAMQEPQYGSASVKDLMQRIAASRKPCLSIMNMPPLPYLRRVEALKDADLADCFADVSVWDGFEPGLVSLCSPDPQAFRPPEEKANVLHVGLPTNFKASEFEDPAHNDMLRQLEADIAAVTLDGKDVPVKLRVHASLFVPMAKWSMLLTGNYRCVTRDGVIPIREAVHGNIEQSRAIYEWVDELARSLGADPEDQVPFEKYAKAAESLLKPSSAARAIAAGTPRIERVERLVQRVGEKLGLSLDALDETVAIVDGRLEENRANSATG; this is translated from the coding sequence ATGCGTATTCTCATTCTGGGGGCGTCCTATGGCTCCCTGCTCTCTACGAAACTGCTGCTGGCCGGGCATGATGTCACCCTGGTCTGCCGTGAGCAGACAGCAGAACTGATCAATGCGGAAGGAACCATTGTCCGCCTGCAGCTGCGCGGTGAAGCCGACCATCGCGAAATCAGTTCGAACGGGTTGCCGGGGCGGGTTGATGCCAAAACACCGGAGCAGTCGAGACCCGAGGAGTATGACCTCATCGCTCTGGCCATGCAGGAGCCGCAATATGGGTCAGCGTCTGTGAAGGACCTGATGCAGCGCATAGCGGCGAGCCGCAAGCCGTGCCTTTCCATCATGAACATGCCGCCACTGCCTTATCTGCGCCGGGTTGAGGCGCTGAAGGATGCGGACCTGGCTGACTGCTTTGCTGATGTTTCCGTCTGGGATGGTTTCGAGCCTGGTCTCGTCAGCCTGTGCAGTCCGGACCCGCAGGCTTTCCGCCCGCCGGAAGAAAAGGCCAATGTGCTGCATGTAGGGCTGCCGACCAATTTCAAAGCATCGGAGTTTGAAGATCCTGCTCATAATGACATGTTGCGCCAGCTTGAAGCTGATATCGCAGCTGTCACTCTGGACGGCAAGGATGTGCCGGTGAAGCTGAGGGTTCACGCCTCTCTCTTCGTCCCTATGGCCAAGTGGAGCATGCTGCTGACCGGGAATTATCGCTGCGTTACGAGGGATGGGGTTATTCCGATCCGGGAGGCAGTTCATGGTAATATCGAACAGTCCCGCGCAATCTACGAATGGGTTGATGAACTGGCCCGGTCTCTTGGAGCGGACCCGGAAGATCAGGTGCCGTTCGAGAAATACGCTAAAGCTGCGGAAAGCCTGCTGAAGCCGTCCTCGGCCGCTCGTGCAATTGCTGCGGGTACACCAAGGATCGAGCGCGTGGAACGCCTGGTCCAGCGTGTGGGTGAAAAGCTGGGCCTGTCACTTGATGCGCTTGACGAAACCGTGGCGATTGTCGACGGTCGCCTTGAGGAAAACCGGGCAAACAGCGCCACCGGATAA
- a CDS encoding GntR family transcriptional regulator, whose amino-acid sequence MLLSDKLSPIASSFTLKDHTYDVLRDAILDINIYDADADLRLDERKLAEQLGISRTPIREALARLAHEGLVDIVPRRGVFVTRKSIKEILEMVITWAALESMAARMATSVATDDELRELRQFAMSHSMDALRANIEEYSEANIKFHQQILQLSGCALLKETADQLFQHMHAVRKRTMGEGNRVERSVVDHVEILDALEARDADLASRLVREHTMKLHDHIRETWQRLDGV is encoded by the coding sequence TTGCTGCTCAGTGACAAACTGTCTCCGATCGCATCCAGCTTCACGCTGAAAGATCACACCTATGATGTTCTGCGGGATGCGATACTGGACATCAATATCTACGATGCTGACGCTGATCTTCGACTGGATGAGCGCAAACTGGCTGAGCAGCTTGGTATTTCACGAACCCCCATTCGCGAGGCTTTGGCTCGACTGGCCCATGAGGGGCTGGTTGATATCGTGCCACGTCGCGGCGTGTTCGTAACCCGCAAAAGCATCAAGGAAATCCTTGAAATGGTCATCACCTGGGCAGCGCTTGAAAGCATGGCTGCCCGGATGGCGACAAGTGTGGCAACGGATGATGAGCTCCGCGAGCTCAGGCAGTTTGCCATGTCCCATTCCATGGACGCATTGCGGGCCAATATCGAGGAATATTCCGAAGCCAATATCAAATTCCACCAGCAGATCCTGCAGCTTTCCGGCTGTGCTCTGCTGAAGGAGACGGCCGATCAGCTTTTCCAGCACATGCATGCAGTGCGCAAGCGCACCATGGGTGAGGGAAACCGGGTTGAGCGGTCGGTTGTTGATCATGTTGAAATTCTTGATGCGCTGGAGGCAAGGGACGCAGATCTCGCCAGCCGTCTCGTGCGTGAGCACACAATGAAGCTCCATGACCACATTCGTGAGACATGGCAGAGGCTGGATGGGGTGTAA